AAACCCTTGAGGCGCACCCCTTCCAGTCGTGAAGGCAATTGTGGTTGCGCCAGCAGCCGCTAATGCGGTCAGGAGTTCTGGTTCTCTTCCTGGCGAGTCGACGAAGAATAAACCCTTTCCTGAGATTCTTTCACCGTACTGAAGCACCCCATCAATCTTCCTGCTTCCAGTTTTAATAGCAGCACCGAGGGACTTCTCTTCAATTGTTGAGAGTCCTCCTTTAATGTTCCCCTGAGTCGGTTGTCCTCCGCGCATATCAACGCCCGTGGCCTTAGCCCTCCCCTCAATATTGAGTATCGTTTTCAGGATCAGATCCTTCAACTCAGGTGTCCGTCCGCGAGCGGCAAGATGTTCTTCAGCCCCGATGAACTCTGTCGTTTCACCGAAGACGCACGTTGCACCCAGATCGATCAACTGATCGACAACAACTCCTAGCGCAGGATTTGCAGTGATACCCGAGGTTGTATCGGATCCACCGCACTTGAGACCGAGTACGAGGTTCGTGATGTCGGTATCCTTTCTTTTCATCATCGAATATTCATCATATAATCTCGACGAAATCTTTTTACCAAGTTCAACTGCGCGCTTTGCTCCACCCACTTCCTGTATCACGATTGTCTCGACAGGTTTATTAGAATGTGATATTTCGTCGGCAATTTTCTGGATATCAACGCTCTCGCAACCTAACCCGACGAGAATAACTGCAGCCAGATTCGGGTTCTGCCCTAAGGAGGAGAGAGTTTTTTCGACTACTTTCAAATCGGTCGAGACCTGGGCGCATCCCTGTCCGTGAACGAAATATTTTATTCCTCTTTTCGCCGATGAGATCCGCTTTGAGACCTCATTCGCACATACAACCGTGGATATTACACCGATAAAGTTTCTCGTCCCAAATGTCCCATCTGGTCGTTCATATCCTTTAAATGTCTTCTTTTCAACTGTCAATATCTCACATCCATTCAATATGGATTCAAATTAAATTAATTCATTCTCTAATTCATTCGGAGATCTGTTGTATGAATCGCTTCACGTGATAGTCCCATTCTTCTGAAATAATGTCAACATCTGTTCTGCCGTTCTTGCATGCACTGACTCTCACCCGACCTCCGCCACCCTGAAGCAAAACATAATTATCCCCACGTTCCACAATCGCGAGGCCTAGTTTCCCGAAGTAATCGATAGCCTTCTCAACGACTTGATCGGGAGATAATCCTGTGTGTGCTCCGAATCTCATCATCAAATCCCCTTCTTAAGTCAGGATTGCCATGACTCTATAAATACCATCTTCCTCACTTGACTCAACACCATCAAATCAAAGTTTAATCAAACTAACAATATCTCGACCTCTAATCTCTCCAACAAAGAAAGATTAAATAAGTCGCTAATTGAATTGATTGGGTTATATGAATCCTCATGAATTTCCAGAACTTAGCACAAATGCGTTAAGAGTATTAGAAAAAAGATATCTAAGAAAAGATGAAACTGGCAAAGTTATTGAGACCCCCGATGAGATGTTCAGGAGGGTCGCGGAAAATATCGCCTCAGTTAATAGACTATACCATGACGGAAGGGGCGTTGAGGCGGAGGCTGAAGAATTTTATCTGATGATGAGAAAGCTCGAATTTCTGCCTAATTCCCCAGCCCTTATGAACGCTGGAACTGAGATCCAACAACTCGCGGCTTGCTTCGTTATTCCCGTTGAAGACTCAATCGAGAGCATTTATGATGCTATCAAGTACGCTGCACTCATTCATCAGAGCGGGGGCGGTACGGGATTTTCCTTTTCAAAGTTAAGGCCTGAGGGGGACATCGTCAAATCGACTGGTGGAATTGCATCTGGGCCTGTTTCTTTCATGAAAGTCTTCGATGCTGCCACTGAAGCAATCAAACAAGGTGGTCGACGGCGTGGGGCTTCCATGGGTGTCCTGAGGGTTGACCATCCAGACATCAAGAAATTCATCCGCGCAAAGGAGGATCTCCATTCATTGTCGAATTTCAATATCTCAGTGAGTGTAACAAATGAGTTCATGAGAAAAGTGGAGCTAGGACAGGACTTTGACCTCATTAATCCACGCAACGGAAAAGTGATGGGGACGCTTAACGCATCAGAATTATTCAATGAGATCTGTTACTATGCTTGGAAAACAGGCGATCCTGGACTAATTTTTTATGATACGATTAATGAGGCAAATCCCACACCTGGCCTCGGACCCATTGAAGCGACGAATCCTTGCGGCGAAGTACCACTTCTACCGTTTGAGGCTTGTAACCTTGGATCAATAAACCTCTCGCGTCTCGTAAGAGAGAAAAGGGGGGATCGCGAATTCGATTGGGAGAGACTCGAGGAGCTCGTTGATGCGGGTATTCGATTTCTAGATAACGTGATTGACGCGAGCAGATATCCGCTTCCCCAAGTAACCGAAATCGCAAGGGGTAACAGGAAGATTGGCCTGGGAGTAATGGGTTTTGCGGACGCTCTGCTAAAATTGGGGATTCCATACGGGTCAGACGAATCGATGAGATTTGCTGAAAAGGTGATCAGCTTCATTAGGAAGAAAGGGGAGGAGACGACCAGAAGAATCGGAGAAGAACGCGGGAGTTTTCCGAATATTGACAAGAGCATTTATAGACACCCGAGGCGCAATGCAACGATCCTAAGCATTGCGCCAACAGGAACGATAAGCATCATCGCAGATTGTTCAAGTGGTATCGAGCCACTGTATGCGATTTACTACGTAAGACACGTCCTCGAGGGTGAGCATCTGAGAGAAATACACCCAGAATTTGTCAAGATTGCAAAGGAAAGGGGATTTTATAGCGCTGAGCTTATTAATTCACTATCTACAACGACATCAATTCAGCATCTCGACTCAATTCCAGAGGACGTGAGGAAGCTTTTCTTAACTTCACATGACGTGCCTCCAGAGCAGCAAGTTCGACTACAGTCTGTTTTTCAGAAATATGTTGATAATGCAGTTTCAAAAACAATCAATATGCGTTCGACTTGCACCGTGAGGGATGTAAGTGAAATTTTCAAGCTCGCATTTGCGCTAAAATGCAAAGGGATTACTGTCTACCGCGAGGGATCTAAGCCAGGACAGGTTTTCACGACCGCAAAAGGCGGTATTACTTGTCCCGATTGCGGGGGAGTCCTCAGAGTTGAAGAAGGAACATTTGTATGCAGTGTATGCGGGCTATCAAATCTGTGATTTCGAATATGAGGAACTTGGAATCGAATGCCGTTAAAAAGTGCTGACTTCGCGCGAATTCGGAGAACCTGACGCGAACAGGTGTACACTTCTAATCCAGTACTTCGTTAGCAAATATCACGGCTATCCTTTTCTAAAAGGCATCCTTTAGCGAAGGATGTTATCAAAAATGATAAAATTTACAACACGTTTATATTCGGCGATATCAAACAATTTAACAGAGATTACGAGGAATCATCGCTCAACAGAACGGTTGACGATGACTCCCTGTGCCGACTTCACTATCTATGACCCCCAAAAAAAAGTTAGCCTTCTTAAGAAAGTTTCCTCCCCCCTTGGGATCGGAGTGAAGTCGGCAATTATCCTTTTCGATTGTTGATGCATTATTCTCATTGCTGTCATTTTTATTTAAAGACGGGTCAAAATTATAGTACGTATATGTACATCAATTCGCACAAATGTTAAATATTCCCGGGATATTATCAATCCCCCAATGACTCAAGTGCTCAATGATTCAAGGATTATGCTTGGAATAGAGGACATACCGAAGAAATGGTACAATATCGTCGCGGATCTGCCGGAGCCGTTGCCACCTCCACTTCATCCAGCAACAATGGAACCTGTGAAACTCGATGATTTGAAGGCGATCTTTCCGATCAGTCTAATTCAGCAGGAAGTCTCACAAGAAAGGTATATTGATATTCCTGATGAGGTTCGGGAAGCCTTCATCCTTCTTGGGAGACCAACTCCCCTGCAGAGGGCTAGACGCCTGGAAAAATACCTGAAGACACCAGCAAAGATTTACTTCAAGCGGGAAGACGTGAGCCCTTGCGGCAGTCATAAGCCAAACACAGCTGTTGCTCAGGCATACTATAACATGAAGGACGGCACTGAAAATCTAACGACTGAGACTGGAGCGGGTCAGTGGGGCTCAGCATTGAGCCTCGCATGTTCAATCTTCAATCTCAATTGCACAGTGTTCATGGTTCGTGTTAGCTACGAACAAAAACCATACCGCAGGCACGTTATGGAAACTTACGGTGCGCGCGTGTTTCCATCGCCAAGCATGGAAACAGAATATGGCAGAAAGCTCAACCAGACATCCCCAAATCATCCTGGTTCCCTCGGCATTGCAATATCCGAGGCGATCGAAGCAGCTGTAAAGGGTAAGAATACAAAGTACAGTCTCGGAAGTGTGCTGAATCATGTCATGCTCCATCAAACAGTCATCGGGCTCGAGGTGATGCAGCAGTTGAGAATGCTCGATGTTGTCCCAGACTATATGATAGGATGCGTCGGTGGTGGGAGTAATTTCGCTGGATTCGCATTCCCCATGATTGGGGAGAAGCTCAAGGGAAGAATCCACACTGAGTTTATCGCCGTTGAACCAAAATCAGTTCCTTCACTAACTGGTGGAAAATACGAATACGATTTCGGCGACACAGCTGGGATGACACCACTTTTAAAGATGTACACCCTGGGACACGAGTTTGTGCCATCCCCAATTCATGCAGGTGGATTGAGATACCACGGGATGGCTCCCACGGTCAGCCTCCTGGCGAAGATGGGTATAATTAAACCAGTGGCCTACGACCAGAAGGAAACGTTTGCTGCAGGCGTCACCTTCGCGCGTGCAGAAGGAATTATCCCAGCTCCAGAAACAAATCATGCTATCAAGGCCGCAATCGATCTTGCTCTGGAAGCAAAGGAGAAAAAAGAAGAGAAAGTCATCGTTTTCAATCTATCTGGTCATGGGCTCCTCGATCTAGGGGGATATGCGACATATCTCAGTGGAAAAATGAACAGCTCATAGCCCTAGGAAGTTGTTCACCTATGCTTGGGTGCCTTTGCATCGGATGCAAAGGTCACTTTCTTTTCTATCATATATCCAATTTGAAAATAGGTGGAGACGCAAGTATCATATTAAGCAGCTGATGCTCAGAAAGCTCATACAAATCTGGCAACAAAAAGAGTCTGGATATATGCAATTACCCTTTAATATTCAATGTCGCAGTTCGAGCATTGACAGGATTATAGAGATGAAAGGGATACTGAATTCTGTTCGCAGTAACTTGTGTCTGTTGATCAAACATTTGTTCTCCTATTGCAACCAGGATAGGTGCCTCGGTCGAAAAGAAAATGATTAAGTTATCCAGGCCGACTTCGAATCATTATTCAAAATTGATCGATCGATTGAGATAATGACGACGAAATAATCCCCCCTCAATTGCAGTTCAGATCTATCGAAGCATTGCGACGTAGCGCTTCCTTCCAGCGTTTAGCAATAAAAATCTTCGATTTTGAAGTGGTAATTAGAATTGAGTGATCGTCAAAGACGATCGGCAGGACAATTTTCAATCAAATGAATAGGAAGCGAATCCTGCCAGGGGTGCAATTATTAGGAATGTCTAAAACGAGAGTTTAGGGCCGAGAAAAATAATAGAGCTACCGATACAAAAGGAATGAATTGAGCAGCTCTTGGTATCGGAAATATTGATTGGTCAGCAATTATCCTTTAGCCGGAGGAGTACATCAACAAAAGAACAATTATGAGGGCTATAGATACGCTTTGAGTGCGGTATACTATCTCGAAACGGCAGATCTGTGAAATACTGGCGATGTCATCGGCCGATGAAGACGACGTGTTGCCCTACGATTCATTCAAGTTCTGGATCTAATTTCATGAGAATCTTATCATTTTCGGGAAGACATACGATATTATCTACATGACAATTTAAACATGCAAAATGTATCTAAGAAAGAAATAGCAGGACAAATAGATCGATTCTAGGCGGATAGGTTGCGATGGGGTTTGGTATCAAATGAGCATGCAAGGATGACGCTCACATAGACACCAGTAGTACCGTGTCTTTACAATGATACACACTTTCAATTAAACGACCATCAAATAAACGATTAAATAGGGGAAACTTGTTAATAGAAAAATAGACGACAA
This genomic stretch from Methanomassiliicoccales archaeon harbors:
- a CDS encoding adenosylcobalamin-dependent ribonucleoside-diphosphate reductase, producing the protein MNPHEFPELSTNALRVLEKRYLRKDETGKVIETPDEMFRRVAENIASVNRLYHDGRGVEAEAEEFYLMMRKLEFLPNSPALMNAGTEIQQLAACFVIPVEDSIESIYDAIKYAALIHQSGGGTGFSFSKLRPEGDIVKSTGGIASGPVSFMKVFDAATEAIKQGGRRRGASMGVLRVDHPDIKKFIRAKEDLHSLSNFNISVSVTNEFMRKVELGQDFDLINPRNGKVMGTLNASELFNEICYYAWKTGDPGLIFYDTINEANPTPGLGPIEATNPCGEVPLLPFEACNLGSINLSRLVREKRGDREFDWERLEELVDAGIRFLDNVIDASRYPLPQVTEIARGNRKIGLGVMGFADALLKLGIPYGSDESMRFAEKVISFIRKKGEETTRRIGEERGSFPNIDKSIYRHPRRNATILSIAPTGTISIIADCSSGIEPLYAIYYVRHVLEGEHLREIHPEFVKIAKERGFYSAELINSLSTTTSIQHLDSIPEDVRKLFLTSHDVPPEQQVRLQSVFQKYVDNAVSKTINMRSTCTVRDVSEIFKLAFALKCKGITVYREGSKPGQVFTTAKGGITCPDCGGVLRVEEGTFVCSVCGLSNL
- a CDS encoding TrpB-like pyridoxal phosphate-dependent enzyme, with protein sequence MTQVLNDSRIMLGIEDIPKKWYNIVADLPEPLPPPLHPATMEPVKLDDLKAIFPISLIQQEVSQERYIDIPDEVREAFILLGRPTPLQRARRLEKYLKTPAKIYFKREDVSPCGSHKPNTAVAQAYYNMKDGTENLTTETGAGQWGSALSLACSIFNLNCTVFMVRVSYEQKPYRRHVMETYGARVFPSPSMETEYGRKLNQTSPNHPGSLGIAISEAIEAAVKGKNTKYSLGSVLNHVMLHQTVIGLEVMQQLRMLDVVPDYMIGCVGGGSNFAGFAFPMIGEKLKGRIHTEFIAVEPKSVPSLTGGKYEYDFGDTAGMTPLLKMYTLGHEFVPSPIHAGGLRYHGMAPTVSLLAKMGIIKPVAYDQKETFAAGVTFARAEGIIPAPETNHAIKAAIDLALEAKEKKEEKVIVFNLSGHGLLDLGGYATYLSGKMNSS
- a CDS encoding UxaA family hydrolase, whose product is MTVEKKTFKGYERPDGTFGTRNFIGVISTVVCANEVSKRISSAKRGIKYFVHGQGCAQVSTDLKVVEKTLSSLGQNPNLAAVILVGLGCESVDIQKIADEISHSNKPVETIVIQEVGGAKRAVELGKKISSRLYDEYSMMKRKDTDITNLVLGLKCGGSDTTSGITANPALGVVVDQLIDLGATCVFGETTEFIGAEEHLAARGRTPELKDLILKTILNIEGRAKATGVDMRGGQPTQGNIKGGLSTIEEKSLGAAIKTGSRKIDGVLQYGERISGKGLFFVDSPGREPELLTALAAAGATTIAFTTGRGAPQGFPFVPTVKITGNPKTAKMLADHIDIDVSGILSSELDLNDAAHIIVKELFAVASGKAVKAEKLRYEEAMNIYITGPVI